The Thunnus maccoyii chromosome 9, fThuMac1.1, whole genome shotgun sequence genome includes a region encoding these proteins:
- the arrdc1a gene encoding arrestin domain-containing protein 1a, with the protein MGKIQEFEIAFDKNKVVYSPGESITGTVTVKLGQQLQCKAIKVNCNGFCGITSKVNDTAWTLEEQYFNTTVSIADKGTLKQGEHTFPFKFLIPASAPTSFEGNYGKIVYRVRAFIDTPRFAKDYNIEKAFFLLSLLNLNQVPDIWGTCSSAVTQQFTYMLVKTGTVVLKAQTDMRGYTPSQIIQVTANIHNQSGKNTGNITASLMQRVTYEMKKPVHDLRTIAEVEGGTVKAGKEVEWKEQIIVPPLPQSSLAGCELIKIEYYVKVSLKFPDVMLTLPIHIGNISLDKKLHPSKKAAPPSSAPAEDTPTPAPIPDTSTSATTPTLPPRPAPKPAPRPAPRSRMSSHYSPSAPPAEYHQGAEGGMPMSDGIPNKRQSQLVSPNAFSYAPGLFFPQNQQPGTEPSGAPFSGSTQATAPYPPVNNASPMPTPLILPPDYGTSAYPQEAPPSYDESCNT; encoded by the exons ATGGGGAAAATTCAGGAGTTTGAGATCGCgtttgacaaaaataaagttgtgtACAGTCCAGGAGAGTCTATCACCGGAACCGTGACCGTCAAACTGGGCCAGCAGCTGCAGTGTAAAG CCATCAAGGTGAACTGCAACGGTTTCTGCGGCATTACCAGTAAAGTAAACGACACAGCATGGACGTTGGAGGAACAGTACTTCAACACCACCGTCTCTATCGCAGACAAAG GAACCCTGAAACAAGGAGAACACACGTTTCCCTTCAAGTTTCTCATTCCAG CCTCCGCTCCAACATCTTTTGAAGGCAACTATGGTAAGATCGTGTACAGAGTGCGGGCTTTTATCGACACACCGCGGTTCGCCAAAGACTACAACATAGAGAAAGCTTTCTTCCTGCTAAGCCTCCTCAACCTCAACCAAGTGCCAGACATATGG GGAACCTGTTCCTCTGCTGTGACCCAGCAGTTCACCTACATGCTGGTGAAAACAGGCACCGTGGTGCTGAAGGCTCAGACCGACATGAGAGGTTACACACCAAGCCAGATCATCCAGGTGACAGCCAACATCCACAACCAGTCCGGCAAGAACACAGGCAACATAACGGCCAGTCTGATGCAG AGAGTGACCTACGAGATGAAAAAGCCCGTCCATGATTTGAGGACGATAGCGGAGGTGGAGGGCGGTACGGTGAAGGCCGGCAAGGAGGTGGAGTGGAAGGAGCAGATCATcgttcctcctcttcctcagtccTCCCTCGCTGGATGTGAACTTATAAAGATCGAATATTATGTTAAA GTCAGTCTAAAGTTTCCAGACGTCATGTTGACGTTACCCATCCACATCGGGAACATCTCACTGGACAAAAAACTTCACCCTTCAAAGAAAGCAGCTCCTCCTTCCTCCGCCCCTGCTGAAGACACACCGACCCCCGCCCCCATCCCTGACACCTCCACCTCTGCCACCACCCCCACCTTACCCCCTCGCCCCGCCCCAAAACCCGCTCCCCGTCCAGCCCCCCGCTCCAGAATGTCCTCCCATTATTCCCCCAGCGCTCCTCCAGCCGAGTACCACCAGGGAGCCGAGGGCGGGATGCCGATGAGCGACGGGATCCCCAATAAGCGCCAATCTCAGCTCGTGTCACCAAACGCCTTCAGCTACGCTCCCGGCCTCTTCTTCCCCCAGAACCAGCAGCCCGGCACAGAACCCAGCGGAGCTCCGTTCAGCGGCTCCACACAGGCCACAGCACCGTACCCTCCTGTGAACAACGCCAGCCCGATGCCGACCCCGCTCATCCTGCCTCCAGACTACGGCACCTCTGCATATCCACAAG aggcTCCTCCCTCCTATGATGAGAGCTGCAACACATGA
- the LOC121904382 gene encoding P2Y purinoceptor 4, protein MKPAVFSSQLGNNSNDSGPCVGENQHASITVFLCLVFFLGFLLNTFSIWVFCCRLPCWTSGTMLQFHLAISDAIATPVTPMMAVYFAMGNDWTFGRFLCQVKIALLSVHFYGSTIFLTLISVHRYTAVVHFNKTSCMKRKGFIRKLCAGVWSLLVIQALIYALMLPSSKEGSNGQCLSIHQKNLTNVYFVINFFLFIFGFLLPFSVSAVCYSRLANTLTRLNISTAKGLKVKLKSQRMIGMCLVIFGLCFLPLNVVRTVGVVLKKFFPQHCHALLQIETAYYASVILAGVNGCLDPLLYCFGSQNFRDAFQSLRIGQKDTQNRSDSEMTVNQ, encoded by the coding sequence ATGAAGCCTGCAGTGTTTTCCTCACAGCTTGGGAACAACAGCAATGACTCGGGGCCTTGCGTAGGAGAGAACCAGCATGCATCCATCACCGTCTTCCTATGCCTGGTCTTCTTCCTGGGCTTCCTCCTCAACACCTTCAGCATTTGGGTCTTCTGCTGCCGCTTGCCTTGCTGGACCTCTGGAACCATGCTGCAGTTCCACCTGGCCATTAGCGATGCCATCGCCACCCCAGTCACTCCCATGATGGCAGTGTACTTTGCCATGGGCAATGACTGGACCTTTGGTCGGTTTCTGTGCCAAGTCAAGATTGCCCTGCTGAGTGTGCATTTCTACGGCAGCACCATATTCCTCACTCTCATCAGCGTCCATCGGTACACTGCCGTGGTGCACTTTAACAAAACCTCCTGCATGAAAAGGAAGGGGTTCATCAGAAAGCTGTGTGCAGGAGTTTGGTCTCTGCTGGTGATCCAGGCTCTGATCTATGCCCTCATGCTCCCTTCAAGTAAAGAGGGCAGTAACGGTCAATGCCTTTCCATCCACCAGAAAAATCTGACAAATGTCTACTTTGTCATTAACTTTTTCCTGTTCATTTTTGGGTTCCTACTCCCTTTCTCTGTGTCAGCTGTTTGCTATAGCCGTCTGGCGAACACTTTAACTCGCCTCAACATCAGCACAGCTAAAGGTCTAAAAGTCAAGCTGAAATCTCAGAGGATGATAGGCATGTGCCTGGTGATATTTGGGCTGTGCTTCTTGCCTCTTAATGTTGTACGGACTGTGGGAGTGGTACTAAAAAAGTTCTTCCCCCAACACTGCCATGCTCTTCTGCAGATTGAGACGGCATATTATGCATCCGTGATTTTAGCAGGAGTGAACGGCTGCCTGGATCCATTGTTGTACTGTTTTGGTTCGCAGAATTTTCGAGATGCATTTCAGTCTTTGAGGATTGGACAGAAAGATACTCAGAATAGAAGCGATTCAGAAATGACTGTAAATCAGTAA
- the nelfb gene encoding negative elongation factor B: protein MFAGLPELGISNGEDLKETLTNCTEPLKAIDQFQMENGILLPTLQSALPFLDLHGTPRLEFHQSVFDELRDKLMERVATIAEGKDEDRYGKLEELLEKSFPLVKMPSIQPVVMQVLKHLPKVPEKKLKMVMADKELYKVCAVEVKRQIWQDNQALFGDEVSPLLKQYIVEKEAALFSSDLSILHNFFSPSPKTRRQGEVVLKLTQMIGKNVKLYDMVLQFLRTLFLRTRNVHYCTLRAELLMSLHDLDISEICSVDPCHKFTWCLDACIREKFVDGKRARELQGFLDGVKKGQEQVLGDLSMILCDPYACNTLVLSIMRNLQELLSQDSLPRDSPDLMLLLRMLSLGQGAWDMIDSQVFKEPRLDLEVVTRFLPAMMSVVVDDHTFTVEQKLPSEEKSSLTYPTTLPDAFTRYLQENRVACEMGLYYVLHIAKLRNKNALQRLLPALVETYNDMAFGDIFLHLLTGHLTLLSDEFGAEEFCSVVFDGFLLTSFSSKENVHRHTLRMLLHLHHKVLPSYMETLMKTLEPPKQSSEPVKELHSQLTEKLETQKKSPPPAEETPSLDLGLHPVTVPTTASTPTTPL from the exons ATGGAAAACGGCATCCTGTTGCCGACCCTCCAGTCTGCTCTTCCCTTCCTGGACCTCCACGGAACGCCTCGGCTGGAGTTCCATCAGTCCGTCTTCGACGAGCTCAGAGATAAGCTGATGGAGCGAGTCGCTACCATTGCAGAGGGCAAGGACGAAGACAG ATATGGGAAGCTTGAAGAGTTGCTGGAGAAGAGCTTTCCTCTGGTCAAAATGCCATCCATTCAGCCAGTGGTGATGCAGGTGCTGAAGCATCTACCCAAG GTCCCGGAGAAGAAACTGAAGATGGTCATGGCTGACAAAGAGCTGTACAAGGTGTGTGCTGTGGAGGTGAAAAGGCAGATCTGGCAGGACAACCAGGCTCTTTTCGGGGATGAAGTGTCACCGCTCCTCAAGCAGTACATCGTGGAAAAGGAGGCAGCTCTGTTCAGCAGCGACCTCTCCATCTTGCATAATTTCTTCAGCCCTTCTCCAAAGACCCGACGCCAAGGCGAG GTGGTCCTGAAACTCACCCAGATGATTGGAAAGAACGTGAAGCTGTACGACATGGTGCTGCAGTTTTTACGAACGCTCTTCCTGCGAACGCGAAACGTCCACTATTGCACActgagagcagagctgctgatGTCTCTTCATGACCTTGACATCAGCGAGATCTGCTCTGTAGACCCCTGCCATAAG TTCACTTGGTGTTTAGACGCCTGCATCCGTGAGAAATTTGTGGACGGCAAGCGGGCCAGAGAGCTGCAAGGTTTTCTCGACGGAGTCAAGAAAGGACAGGAGCAAGTCCTCGG GGACCTGTCCATGATCCTGTGTGACCCATATGCTTGTAACACCCTGGTGCTGAGCATCATGAGGAACCTGCAAGAGCTGCTGAGTCAGGACTCTTTACCCAGA gacAGTCCAGACCTGATGCTGCTTCTGAGGATGCTGTCACTGGGTCAAGGGGCGTGGGACATGATTGACAGCCAGGTGTTCAAAGAGCCTCGATTG GACCTGGAGGTGGTGACCCGCTTCCTGCCTGCCATGATGTCAGTGGTCGTGGACGACCATACGTTCACTGTAGAACAGAAGCTTCCTAGTGAGGAGAAGAGCTCGCTGACCTACCCCACCACCCTGCCAGACGCTTTCACAAG GTACCTGCAGGAGAACAGAGTGGCCTGTGAAATGGGTCTCTACTACGTCCTCCACATCGCCAAACTGAGGAACAAGAATGCCTTACAGAGGTTACTACCTGCTCTGG TGGAGACCTACAATGACATGGCCTTTGGCGACATCTTCCTGCACCTGCTGACCGGACACCTCACCCTGCTCTCTGACGAGTTTGGAGCAGAAGAGTTTTGTTCAGTTGTCTTTGATGGCTTCCTCCTTACTTCTTTTTCCAG TAAAGAGAACGTCCACAGACACACCCTCCGTATGTTGCTGCATCTTCACCACAAAGTGCTGCCGTCGTACATGGAAACCTTGATGAAAACTCTTGAACCTCCAAAACAG AGCAGCGAGCCGGTGAAGGAGCTGCACAGCCAGCTGACAGAGAAGCTGGAGACGCAGAAGAAGAGCCCTCCACCAGCAGAGGAAACTCCATCCCTGGATCTGGGGCTGCACCCTGTGACCGTCCCCACCACCGCCTCCACCCCGACCACACCTCTCTGA